The Gossypium arboreum isolate Shixiya-1 chromosome 4, ASM2569848v2, whole genome shotgun sequence DNA segment aaattgatttataGACGATTTAAAAATATAACGACCAAAAACAGATAAAAACAGGTTTTGTTATTATCAGTATTTTTTAAAATACTATTTTTGTATGTCTTGCATTAGAACTTGAAATATCGactattaatgttttaattttatcattttaattaaaattttctttatttttatatttacttttATGTCTATTACATATATAGTTTTCATTTAGTGCAACAATCTAATATGTTAAAAGTTTTATCACTAAATCAAATGCACCAAATGCATTATACATTTTTAAGCTGAttacaatatttaatttttaatatttcaatggaataatttaatttaatcagttAAATTAGTTAGTCAACATCCCGATACTATTTAGAAATGAGTAAAATTTGATTCAttcaaaaaatgatttttatttaaattttgaattattttattttatttattcaactcaaataaaTAATTAGAGTTGAATtttaacattcaaataatttgaaaaataatttggtaaaatttacTTTTTGGtcctatcaattttgaaaatgaataaattaatctcttccaacaaaattacaaaataatccaaaataattataaaaaattcaaaatttatattttaatatatataaattaagaatataaattctaaaattatattaaaaatttaaaatttctaattttttctcacttaaagttttcacatttatataatacaattaattatattataataaaatttatatttaatttaattcgaaTAATTTCGATTTAAAACTCATTTCATTGGATAACCCTAGTGTCGCTTATAATTTTCGCCTCCAAAAATCTCTTAccaataaaattttgtttttatatcGTATTATCTTTTCTTTGTTGTTTAATGTTGTTTCATATTTCTTATCTTCTCATGGATATCTTTTTTCAGCTCTAAGAACTTGATCTTCAAACTGGGCTTTACTGAAATCTTTTTTGTTTTCGATCATTAGTATTGATTTATGGAGATGGAGATTTTTGAATTTTGAgagtttcattttttattaagaaaatgGTGAGATTGTGATAGCCTTTTCTCCCAAATATTCAGACAGCTTTGTTGCCGATCCCAATCTACCACTGTTTATGTTGTTAACAAACAGCGATGGCAATAGCCTTATCGTGCAGCTGTGTGGTTCCTATAGCCACTAACAAACTCCCCCACTCGTTGTTTTCCCCTCCGGCAACCCTTTCCTTCCCACCTCACAAATCTTTCAACCCCAAACCCCCCATTTCCTCCATTTGCCGTAGTCAATTTGATGGTTCAGGTTATGAGGAAAGTGAGGCGGTGGAGGAACCTTTCTTCCCTTATTTGGTTGAGGAGAGTGATGACGAAGACGACGAAACAGAGAGTAGCGTGGATTTGTTGTTGAGATTCTTGCACAGCATGTTCAGGAAGGTCTCCAAGCGTGCCAAGAAGGCTTCTCGCTCTATCTTACCTGCTGCAATGTCGCcccaattggtaaaattactcaaATTCCTTCTTGGCCTTTTGCCTTTCTTTATGCCTTGATGCTATGAATTAATCTATTATTGGGATTTATTATAAATTCTATCTTCAATTTAACCTCTGTTTGCAATTCTCATTGCTACTAATGAAACTTAGGTTGACACCTATTTTTCTTTGTTCTAAAATATTCAGGTGTCATTTGCAGTTGATGGAGTCCTCTTATTGGCTGCACTTTCCATTCTTAGAGCACTTCTTGAGGTATCAATTACTTCTACTTATTCCTACTTTTGTATATGGTTAAGGTGGCAATCACTGCTGCAACTATAACGTTTAAGCTTTTTACCGGATCGGTATTATCCCCGGATTGAACCGGGATTGTGTCTCTCACTTCTGTCGAGAACCTGAGCCTGAGGTGGGGTTCGTGAAGTGGGAGCACCCCTTCAAATCGAACCATGCATGACACACGGACCATCTACTAAGGGGACCTTCTAATGCCATTTAAGGCATGAGTTCGAACCCTTTTGAGCACGAGATGCACACGTTCCCTGTGTGTCACGCATAACCCAATCTGACAAGGCGCTCTTGCTTTACAAACCCACCTTAGGCTCAAGCTCTTGACAAAGACAAAACCTCAGCTTGACTAAGGGATAATACAGACCATTAAGGAATCTGTCAGCTCCGGACGAACGGCACTTCAAAAACTTCACCAAAAGGAGTATGGTCTCCCCTCAACAAACATTATCATAAATCCATATATCTTTAGCTGTCAAGAGTATAATTCTTGATGCATTTATGTTCTTCCCCTTGTTttgataatgaaaataataatagccAAAATCCAAAATGATGACAGGTGGTATGCACTCTCGGAGGAACAGTATTTGTTGTTATATTGCTTCTTCGTGTGATTTGGGCTGCTGTTTCGTATTTCCAATCAATTGGGAACGGTTTTAACCAAGGTGATGGTTCCTTTGGCACTTCACAGCCAATAATATAAACTTCATCATTGGTTAAAAGGCAAAAGTTACCTCTTTGGGGCTTCTGAATTTTATAGGAATGCTTTCTCTTGTAAATTTGACTAGGAAATTAAGTACAAATGTAACAATCATATATACTTTTTTTTACACTAATACTGTTGAATAAATGATGATATGATGGAGTTAAACAGCACGTTTGTTTAACACAACAATGGCTTTGAGCATTCCTTTCGAGACAAAAATGGTGGCTCCATGGCTCATGTTGAGAAGGAAAATGCAGTGTCCCTCTGGTTTTTAACATGATGCCATGATGCAGATTATTGCTATTATTACTAATTGACAATTCCGGTTGATGATATGCTAACCACTTGGGTGATGTACCAGAACTGTATTCCCTTGTTGCTTCTAAATCGAATGCCAAACCGATAATGGCACTTTCCCAGCTCTCCGTCTGATTTCTTGCCATACCTTACTCACCAAAAACCATTGTCATGTCATAGGCCATCCTCATGTCATAGGCCATCCTCTACTTTGTGAAATCAAATTTGTAACATCCTTAAGCTTCATAATTTTCTTCCAGCTCCAGTTGCAATTTGGAGTCAATGGCATATCCCACAAAGTCCTGCCTTTAAGAATGTATGCTCTAATCCAAGCAATCCACAAAGAACTTGCTTGAATAATGATAGCCCATGTTTGCTGCAACATGCAACCCTTATTCCAGCTATTCAAATCTTTTAGTTCAATCCCTCCTCCTGCCTTTGGCTTGATCCCAACTCACCTTTGCAAAATCATCCTAGCATATACAGGCAGGGGTGAAGCCTGTCTGCGGGttggataaaaatataatttttattgaagtgaccaaagttaaaattttatgCTAAAAAAGTTGAATTGAATTGCTATATTTGAAGAGAGTCCAGAAAggtaaatttaatcattttcttcTTCGGATTTGTTATGTGTGGTGGATCTGGATTTTAATTGAGCAACTCGTGCGGTGTTGAGTGGTGAATTCACTTCAAAATGTCTAAGACAGATTGAATCTCTCGAAGTGAAGGCACTGAACCTGTAAAGTTGATAAAGCTAAGCAAAACAAGCAAGAAAAGATAGAATGCTCGATAAAATATTCAACTCATGCAGACCTTATTTATAGTTAAGCTTTTTACATTCCGTGATTGACATTTAAACCTATCTACAAGATAGAGTCTAAATTAGAGTTGTGCATGGGTTGAGCCATAATAAAATTCTAGGTTCAGGCTTTGTTCAGCTTGAAAAATAGATCTAAATTTTTACTCAAGTTTGATcaggataaaaatgttaaaacacgAGTTTGGCATGATTGTATTaaaattgtttattttatttttaaataaaaaattttaaaacataataatcAAAAAcactaacaaaaattaaaataaatgttttctaaaaatttaaaataaaattaaaaatatttttatacttaaataacattaagataagtgcaacttaacaagcaaatatttctaaaatagtagtaaaattaagtagcaacataatagtgaaatgtcaATAAAATAGtggaaaaacaacaacaaaatagtGGGAAAATAGcagttttttttattgtttttgcaAATTCAAGTCGGGCCCAAACTAAAAAACCCTTACTTGAGGCCTGACcagttttttaaacgggcctaattttttttgcccaagcctatTTTTCGAACCTAtattttttacccaaacccttttACTTTTCGAGTGAGTCATCGGACCGATGACCCAACTCATAGATAATTCTAGTCTAAATGAATTTAATTTCTTTATCTTATCCTTGTTTTACAAAATAAGATGGTAAAATACAAAGCACTGAAATAGTTATTGGGTCATCAAGGTTCAAGAATTGCTTCTGATAAATTAAGTCCAATTTATTCAAATGATTGTTTAAATTGTTAGGTGTTAAATAAGAATGACATTATAACGTGTAACATGTAGTCTTGACCAAATTCTTAGTTCCAAGAAGCCAAAATCTGCCAACCAGGTTAAGGGTAGGAAGTGGTCCTTCTACTTTTGGGCTATCAAATATTGAAGTAGACAGTCCAATGATAAAAGCAATGTAGAATCCCATGTGTCTAAAAAGAATATTATAAAACTTATGCTCCAGAATCATGATTCTCATCTCTATCTTGCCATACTTTTGTCTCTCCTCTATCATCATATTATTGACCACAAAACCAAAAAATACTTTCCATAATTACTTACTTTCGCCATTTTTACTTTCCTCCATAAAATATATAACTCAAACAATATCCATAAGCAAATCCCATATTGATTAAGAAAAATTGGGTATGGGGATGAAGTTCaacttaaatatttataattagaatttgattgagTTGATGTTatctattaataaatatttttttgaagttatttataattttttgtatTACAATATTAGGGAAAGAGGATGGGGTCACACGGTTTGAACTATTGCTAAACACATTTTAACCATTACTCTATACAGATCAAGatatttatacattttttttatattttgataaatttaaagaaatatgtacataatatggAATTATATATTTCTTTGGATTACAAAGGAAGCTAGACTAAAGCCTAGCCATATAAACAACCAGGGGACATGAGTTGCTTAAAATCATGCCGCATCAATTGCGGAATTTGCGCCTTGCACCACATATTGCACGTCCACCTACCATTGTCGAGACAACAAGCTTCAAATATCATCAACTAGGATGATTGAATCTCGCCTAGTTGAAGACTTAAGAAGGTGAACAGTAACTCAACTATCGCTCTCCACCACTAACCTACGAACGTAACTTCCCAAACTACTCCCAACCCAATATACATAGCCCATAACTCATCCATTAAAACCAAACAACACCCAATGTTATGGCTAAAGCCAGTAACTCGCCTCTAGCCGTAGTATCAGTTTTTTGGTTAACCCGTCCATCCGTGTTTAGTTTGAACCACCTCTCCAACGGCCAACACCACCGCACATGCACAGTGGTCTGATTAGcagtcaaaatttttgaaattattttagcCCAAGCAAAACTACTAAATGCAATATTAGTAGGTTATGACTGGtgttacaaaaaaaattaactgATTACGAGATGTCCAAATCCTCCATACTTGAACACTAAACGTAATCTCCCCTCGAACCCCTCTAAACATCACATCCTTCACGTTTTGAAGGTTCCTCGCTAACCAAGAATCAATAGGAACCAAATATAAAATATCCTCCAAGCATACTAGGACTACCGATTGCCATATCATTCGTATAGATGGACAGTCCCTTAGAACATGAGCTATCGTTTCCATATTGTGACCAGAATCGACCAACAACTGTCATTGAACATATGATGCTTGCAACACTTTGAGTTAATCATCAGCCAATCATGTTGTTGGATCTAAtgtcctaagtgtagtattttcgtttATGTACACTTGTATTTTTTCAAACAatttggtttaataaaattattcataaattacattaataccctttgtATATTGTCTTCAATGttttttgcatgcaaagaaaaatataagtaaatattaGCTTActggttatctaatgtttaaataatattaaatggTATTACATGGTCCAATCATAATctgaaagacaacttatattagtagttGAATCT contains these protein-coding regions:
- the LOC108460689 gene encoding protein SHORT HYPOCOTYL IN WHITE LIGHT 1 isoform X1, whose product is MAIALSCSCVVPIATNKLPHSLFSPPATLSFPPHKSFNPKPPISSICRSQFDGSGYEESEAVEEPFFPYLVEESDDEDDETESSVDLLLRFLHSMFRKVSKRAKKASRSILPAAMSPQLVSFAVDGVLLLAALSILRALLEVVCTLGGTVFVVILLLRVIWAAVSYFQSIGNGFNQGDGSFGTSQPII
- the LOC108460689 gene encoding uncharacterized protein LOC108460689 isoform X2, which translates into the protein MAIALSCSCVVPIATNKLPHSLFSPPATLSFPPHKSFNPKPPISSICRSQFDGSGYEESEAVEEPFFPYLVEESDDEDDETESSVDLLLRFLHSMFRKVSKRAKKASRSILPAAMSPQLLMESSYWLHFPFLEHFLRWYALSEEQYLLLYCFFV